A window of Infirmifilum lucidum contains these coding sequences:
- the amrS gene encoding AmmeMemoRadiSam system radical SAM enzyme produces the protein MAESKPNVKEALFWEPVAGRSGYVRCNLCYRRCTIAPGRFGVCGVRRNIDGTLYTYVYGMLTAANLDPIEKKPLSHYNPGSAVFSISTPGCNFFCQFCQNWEISQSRLEKGLYGMQYTPERVVKEALRLKADGVSYTYNEPTIFYEFMLDTAKLAKQHGLFNTMVTNGYMTLEALEELYKYMDAATVDFKGGGNPEFYRKFMGVPDPSPIYDTLLAMKEKGMHVEVTNLVVPLVGDDEDDLRKLARWVADNLGDETPFHLLRFYPHYKMIDYPPTDLQKLDSLASIAREEGLKHVYVGNVWGHPLEHTYCPRCGYKVIERRGFFITKWNLTEDNRCPKCGYKLNIKGVYRKRSWEFEYFF, from the coding sequence GTGGCTGAATCTAAACCTAACGTGAAAGAGGCCTTGTTCTGGGAACCCGTTGCAGGCAGATCTGGTTACGTGCGCTGTAATCTCTGCTACAGGCGCTGTACTATAGCTCCAGGGCGCTTTGGCGTGTGCGGCGTTAGGAGAAATATCGACGGAACGCTCTATACATACGTTTACGGGATGCTCACCGCGGCTAATCTAGACCCGATAGAGAAGAAGCCTCTCTCACACTATAATCCTGGTAGCGCCGTCTTCTCTATCTCCACCCCTGGGTGTAACTTTTTCTGCCAGTTCTGTCAGAACTGGGAGATAAGTCAGAGTAGGCTCGAAAAAGGCCTCTATGGAATGCAGTACACACCTGAGAGAGTAGTAAAGGAGGCATTACGGCTAAAGGCCGACGGGGTCTCCTACACCTACAACGAGCCGACTATATTCTACGAGTTCATGTTGGACACGGCTAAACTGGCGAAGCAGCACGGCCTCTTCAATACTATGGTTACGAATGGCTACATGACGCTAGAAGCCCTGGAAGAACTGTACAAGTACATGGATGCCGCTACCGTAGACTTCAAGGGTGGGGGTAACCCGGAATTCTACCGGAAGTTTATGGGCGTCCCCGACCCGAGTCCAATTTACGATACGCTTCTAGCGATGAAGGAGAAAGGGATGCACGTCGAAGTAACTAACCTCGTAGTTCCCCTCGTTGGCGACGACGAAGACGACTTGAGGAAACTTGCCCGCTGGGTGGCCGATAACCTCGGCGATGAAACGCCGTTCCACCTGCTACGCTTCTACCCGCACTACAAGATGATAGACTACCCTCCCACCGATCTTCAGAAGCTAGACTCGTTGGCGTCGATTGCTAGAGAAGAGGGGCTAAAACACGTCTACGTAGGTAACGTATGGGGGCACCCGCTTGAGCACACGTACTGTCCCAGGTGCGGCTACAAGGTCATCGAGAGGAGGGGTTTTTTCATAACTAAGTGGAACTTAACAGAAGACAACCGCTGCCCCAAATGCGGTTACAAGTTGAACATCAAGGGGGTGTACAGAAAGAGAAGCTGGGAGTTCGAGTACTTCTTCTAG
- a CDS encoding NAD(P)/FAD-dependent oxidoreductase: MARYDVVIVGAGIAGLTAALYAARQRLSTLVISADLGGQLLLTSEIQNFPGFMSISGLELIRKVEEQARAYGAHIIFDEVVGIEEKDGVFYVKTAVGNVFEAEAVILAFGKSPREMGVPGEREFKGRGVSYCVICDAPLYRGKTVALVGWGLHNYENVIRLRDYASKVYWVFPGEKPLEDEELLQEALSKGNVELVANSTPAEVRGSRKVEALVVKNKNTSELRTLQVDGVFVEMGYVTRTEFLKGFVELNENGEIIVDRECRTSRPGVFAAGDVAGMPHKQAVIAAGMGACAALSAYAYIMSKRGKKVASVSDWRHLEIPGKKEGKGLVLKIS; this comes from the coding sequence ATGGCGCGGTATGATGTAGTTATCGTTGGAGCAGGAATAGCCGGTCTAACAGCTGCACTGTACGCGGCTAGGCAGAGGCTCTCGACGCTAGTTATTAGCGCTGATCTAGGCGGACAACTACTCTTGACCTCTGAGATCCAGAACTTCCCCGGTTTTATGAGTATAAGTGGACTCGAGCTCATAAGAAAGGTTGAGGAGCAGGCACGCGCCTACGGCGCCCACATAATCTTCGATGAAGTCGTGGGCATCGAGGAGAAAGACGGAGTATTTTACGTCAAGACGGCGGTAGGTAACGTCTTCGAGGCCGAAGCCGTAATCCTCGCCTTTGGGAAATCCCCGAGGGAGATGGGTGTTCCAGGTGAAAGAGAGTTTAAGGGCCGCGGCGTGTCTTACTGCGTTATATGCGATGCACCCCTGTATCGCGGCAAGACAGTAGCGCTCGTGGGCTGGGGCTTGCACAACTACGAGAACGTTATCAGGTTGAGGGATTACGCGAGCAAGGTTTACTGGGTCTTCCCGGGAGAGAAGCCGCTCGAGGATGAGGAGCTACTGCAGGAGGCGCTGAGCAAGGGGAATGTGGAATTGGTAGCCAATTCTACCCCTGCTGAAGTACGGGGGTCTAGGAAAGTTGAAGCCCTCGTCGTGAAGAACAAGAACACCAGCGAGCTTAGAACACTACAGGTTGACGGAGTATTCGTCGAGATGGGCTATGTGACCAGGACAGAGTTCCTGAAAGGCTTCGTAGAACTAAACGAGAATGGCGAGATAATTGTCGACAGAGAGTGCAGGACTTCTAGACCCGGCGTGTTTGCCGCTGGAGACGTGGCCGGAATGCCCCACAAGCAGGCAGTGATCGCGGCAGGTATGGGGGCTTGTGCTGCGCTAAGCGCTTACGCATACATAATGTCTAAGCGTGGGAAAAAAGTTGCAAGCGTATCAGACTGGAGGCACCTAGAGATTCCAGGCAAGAAGGAGGGCAAGGGGCTTGTGCTGAAGATATCCTAG
- a CDS encoding TldD/PmbA family protein has product MFEDLAEFILQRATASGVSFAEVRFEDTTREFIQFVNGRIVALSNSTSRGAAVRVILNGNIGFSSTTELTREGLERALVNAIKAARALGEGNKRVAEVAVKRGDYRLDSVKKHPSRVAIDEKIDLVKRAYSVASESGASSATSRYGAYYGFVEIYSLDGVRVVSERLVTGISASAVFRENGKTGDGFETFGASKGLEYFTGDKAPERAAEKAVEMARLALRARRPPAGEHTVITRPELTGVFAHESFGHLTEADGVFAGTSPLTGRLGEKIASELVTIVDSGFDPRGGYVLLVDDEGMPTQRTVLVEKGVLVGYLHSRESAALLGMRPTGNGRAQSFAHDVIVRMRNTYFEEGDWKEDEIIRETRHGILLDKPAGGQVEEDGTFTFNARIGFIIENGELKEPVRDAVLAGNILEMLKYIDAVADNVEISTSPFGGCGKYGQMVHVGDGGPTLRATRLLVGGEK; this is encoded by the coding sequence GTGTTCGAAGACCTGGCAGAGTTTATCCTACAGAGAGCAACAGCATCGGGTGTCAGTTTTGCAGAAGTCCGGTTTGAGGACACTACACGTGAATTCATACAATTCGTCAACGGGCGCATCGTAGCGCTGAGTAACTCCACTTCAAGGGGGGCCGCGGTACGCGTTATTTTAAACGGCAACATAGGCTTCTCCTCCACTACTGAGTTGACGAGGGAGGGCCTTGAGAGGGCCTTAGTTAATGCGATCAAGGCTGCGAGAGCTTTGGGAGAGGGGAATAAGAGGGTCGCAGAGGTGGCGGTCAAGAGGGGAGACTATAGGCTCGACTCGGTGAAAAAACACCCATCACGTGTGGCTATAGACGAGAAAATCGACCTGGTTAAAAGAGCGTACAGCGTTGCCAGCGAGAGCGGCGCGTCTTCTGCCACTTCCAGGTATGGGGCTTATTACGGCTTCGTAGAAATATACTCTCTGGACGGCGTCCGGGTGGTTTCAGAGAGGCTCGTGACAGGAATCTCTGCCTCTGCCGTGTTCCGCGAGAACGGGAAAACAGGCGACGGTTTCGAAACGTTTGGAGCCTCCAAGGGTCTGGAGTATTTTACGGGCGATAAGGCCCCCGAGAGAGCCGCCGAGAAAGCCGTGGAGATGGCCCGCTTAGCCCTGAGGGCCAGACGCCCTCCTGCAGGCGAACACACGGTCATAACTAGGCCAGAGCTAACCGGCGTCTTCGCCCACGAGAGCTTCGGACACCTCACTGAGGCAGACGGCGTTTTCGCCGGGACGAGCCCCCTCACCGGACGGCTGGGCGAGAAGATAGCGAGCGAGCTCGTAACGATAGTCGACTCTGGCTTCGACCCTAGAGGTGGGTACGTTTTATTGGTGGACGACGAGGGAATGCCCACGCAACGGACAGTACTTGTTGAGAAGGGGGTTCTCGTAGGCTACCTCCACAGCCGTGAAAGCGCAGCCCTGCTGGGGATGAGACCCACAGGGAATGGGAGAGCCCAGAGTTTCGCCCACGACGTCATAGTCAGGATGAGGAACACCTACTTCGAGGAGGGCGATTGGAAAGAAGACGAGATAATAAGAGAGACCCGACACGGCATCCTACTCGACAAGCCAGCCGGCGGGCAAGTCGAGGAGGACGGCACATTTACTTTTAACGCTCGGATAGGATTCATCATTGAAAACGGAGAGCTCAAGGAGCCTGTTAGGGACGCCGTACTAGCTGGGAATATACTCGAGATGCTGAAGTACATTGACGCCGTTGCCGACAACGTTGAAATTTCGACTAGCCCGTTTGGGGGCTGCGGCAAGTACGGCCAGATGGTTCATGTAGGTGACGGGGGACCAACTTTAAGAGCTACAAGACTGCTTGTTGGAGGTGAGAAGTAA
- a CDS encoding protein-tyrosine phosphatase family protein: protein MSRFRVLRPRVYWSSCPSTEDLKALLKQGLSLVVDLTEDECYYQVPEGVRKLAFPIPDFSFRSPELVFHSVIEPVKEEVEGGGSVLLHCMGGIGRSGTLAAMLLVALDGLTLEGALSRVKKLGGGPQVPAQFVSLKWFERNLAALGYSKYLFFSGLLSKLNWPDADRISSRVNLALDIFTELGIAKGSRTFEELFECLLKSLTPGSFWASSRRLCELMDSSGAISEVVGVAELLGNVFEGEGLYIGLENREGRVYILLNGFKTSGGLVASLRKFVESSQHLRGVLDVVEVFE, encoded by the coding sequence GTGTCCAGGTTTAGGGTGCTCAGACCGCGCGTGTACTGGTCTTCCTGTCCCTCGACCGAGGATTTGAAAGCTCTGCTAAAGCAGGGCTTAAGCTTAGTGGTGGATTTAACTGAAGACGAGTGCTACTATCAAGTCCCCGAAGGTGTTAGAAAGCTTGCCTTCCCTATACCGGATTTCTCGTTCAGATCCCCGGAATTAGTCTTCCACAGCGTTATAGAGCCAGTGAAGGAAGAAGTTGAAGGCGGGGGGAGCGTGCTACTACACTGCATGGGGGGTATTGGTAGGAGCGGGACTCTTGCTGCCATGCTACTCGTAGCCCTAGACGGTTTGACGCTCGAAGGGGCTTTAAGCAGAGTGAAGAAGCTCGGTGGAGGGCCTCAAGTCCCGGCACAGTTTGTCTCCCTGAAGTGGTTTGAAAGGAATCTCGCTGCTTTAGGGTACAGCAAGTATCTGTTCTTCTCCGGGCTTCTCTCGAAGTTAAACTGGCCGGACGCCGATAGAATATCTTCCAGAGTTAACTTAGCACTCGATATTTTTACCGAGTTGGGCATTGCTAAAGGTTCTAGGACATTCGAGGAGCTCTTCGAGTGCCTCCTCAAATCGCTTACACCTGGAAGCTTCTGGGCGTCAAGCAGGCGTTTGTGCGAGTTGATGGACTCTAGCGGCGCCATCTCCGAGGTAGTCGGAGTGGCAGAGCTCCTCGGGAATGTTTTTGAGGGCGAGGGCCTGTACATCGGCCTGGAAAACCGGGAGGGGAGGGTCTACATTCTCCTAAACGGCTTCAAGACTAGCGGAGGGCTAGTTGCCTCGCTTAGAAAATTCGTTGAGAGCAGCCAGCACTTGAGAGGAGTTCTGGACGTCGTGGAGGTCTTCGAGTAA